A genomic region of Ewingella sp. CoE-038-23 contains the following coding sequences:
- a CDS encoding phosphopentomutase: protein MSKYIVLVIDSFGIGEMPDVPDVRPQDIGANTCGHILERLPELNLPVMRSMGLMNALGYPVGCMTPSETATFGRIGLQHEGGDTFVGHQEIMGTLPLPPLTMPFSAVIDEVEQALRLKGFVTERIVLNDLSYLWVNNAVAIGDNLEADVGQVYNISANLSQVSFAQTLDIGRCVRACVKVGRVIAFGGEIDDSSSIRDAAEVRDGKYIGINAPRSGLYRKNFQVAHLGYGVDEKTQAPAKLHDAGIKTVLVGKVADIVSNEHGTSYMQLVDSQTILDITLQEISQSGDAFICTNIQETDLAGHAEDVERYADRLQVVDKSLAQFIDAMQPEDLLVVIADHGNDPTIGHSRHTREQVPLLVYQHGLPPVELGWRTTLSDVGASACDFFGAEPPQNGRSFLPLMSLKTTTSTSPTPEKKP, encoded by the coding sequence ACTGAATTTACCCGTGATGCGCAGTATGGGTTTGATGAATGCGCTGGGCTATCCGGTGGGTTGTATGACCCCTTCTGAGACCGCGACTTTTGGCCGTATCGGCTTGCAGCACGAGGGCGGAGACACCTTCGTCGGCCATCAGGAGATCATGGGCACGCTGCCATTGCCGCCGTTGACCATGCCGTTCTCGGCGGTGATTGATGAAGTCGAACAGGCATTGCGGTTGAAAGGTTTTGTGACAGAACGTATTGTTCTCAACGATTTAAGCTACCTGTGGGTGAACAACGCGGTGGCAATTGGCGACAATCTGGAAGCCGATGTAGGTCAGGTTTATAACATCAGCGCCAATTTGTCGCAGGTCAGCTTCGCGCAAACGCTGGACATTGGCCGCTGCGTTCGCGCCTGTGTCAAAGTCGGGCGGGTGATTGCTTTCGGCGGTGAAATCGACGATAGCAGCTCGATTCGCGATGCTGCCGAAGTGCGCGATGGTAAATACATTGGCATCAACGCGCCGCGTTCCGGTTTGTATCGCAAAAACTTCCAGGTGGCCCATTTGGGTTACGGCGTTGACGAAAAGACTCAGGCTCCGGCGAAATTGCACGATGCAGGTATCAAAACGGTACTGGTGGGCAAAGTGGCGGACATTGTCTCCAATGAGCATGGTACGAGTTACATGCAACTGGTTGACTCGCAAACCATTCTCGACATCACGCTACAAGAAATCAGCCAGTCGGGCGACGCTTTTATTTGTACTAACATTCAGGAAACGGATTTGGCAGGGCATGCAGAAGACGTGGAGCGTTACGCCGATCGCCTGCAAGTCGTCGATAAGTCGCTGGCGCAGTTTATTGACGCCATGCAGCCTGAAGACTTACTGGTGGTGATTGCCGATCACGGCAATGACCCAACCATTGGCCATAGCCGCCATACCCGTGAGCAGGTTCCCTTGTTGGTCTATCAACATGGATTACCGCCGGTTGAGCTGGGCTGGCGCACTACGCTTTCAGACGTAGGCGCTAGCGCCTGTGACTTTTTCGGCGCTGAACCGCCGCAAAACGGTCGCTCTTTCTTGCCTTTAATGTCGCTTAAAACCACGACGAGTACTTCGCCAACACCGGAGAAAAAACCATGA
- a CDS encoding DUF2620 domain-containing protein produces MKKIGIAGLQREQIQKLVEATAPGEFECHILSDMEAASKVKKGELDYYIGACNTGAGAALSMAIAIIGYNKSATIAKPGIQAKADQVAKFIAEGKVAFGLSVEHVEHAIPLLITQLR; encoded by the coding sequence ATGAAAAAAATTGGTATTGCAGGACTACAGCGCGAGCAGATTCAAAAACTGGTAGAAGCCACAGCACCCGGCGAATTCGAATGTCACATTTTAAGTGATATGGAAGCCGCCTCAAAAGTGAAAAAAGGCGAGCTGGATTACTACATTGGCGCCTGTAACACCGGCGCGGGCGCGGCACTGTCGATGGCCATCGCCATCATCGGGTACAACAAAAGTGCCACCATTGCTAAGCCGGGTATTCAGGCGAAAGCCGATCAGGTTGCGAAATTTATTGCTGAAGGCAAAGTGGCTTTCGGTCTGTCGGTCGAGCACGTGGAACACGCAATCCCACTGTTGATCACCCAGTTACGTTAA
- a CDS encoding phosphotriesterase-related protein → MINPLGYTYAHEHLHIDLSGFKDNIDCRLDQYEPLCAEMRTLVSKGVLNIVEVTNRYMGRNAQFMLDLMRDTGINVLASTGYYTDSFYPGHVRNTSAQQLAAEMIGEIENGIDGTALKPCVIAEIGTSENLITDDEAKMFHAAALAHHATGLPISTHTSFSTMGPEQVVMLENHGVALENVVIGHCDLKDDLDQIFRMLDKGVYVQFDTIGKNSYFPDTRRVEMLHALIERGFCDKIMLSMDITRRSHLQANGGSGFSYLVDTFVPMLLGAGITQRQVDTLLRDNPATFFGRAGAL, encoded by the coding sequence ATGATCAATCCACTGGGATATACCTATGCTCACGAGCATTTGCATATCGATTTGTCCGGTTTTAAGGACAATATCGACTGCCGTTTAGATCAGTACGAACCTCTGTGCGCCGAGATGCGCACTCTGGTGAGCAAAGGCGTGCTCAATATTGTCGAAGTGACCAACCGCTATATGGGGCGCAATGCTCAGTTTATGTTGGATTTAATGCGCGATACCGGCATTAACGTTTTGGCTTCAACGGGTTATTACACCGACAGCTTCTATCCGGGCCACGTGCGTAATACCAGCGCCCAGCAGTTAGCGGCAGAAATGATTGGTGAGATTGAAAACGGTATCGATGGCACTGCGCTTAAGCCTTGTGTCATCGCCGAAATCGGCACCAGCGAAAACCTGATCACCGATGATGAGGCCAAAATGTTCCACGCTGCGGCGCTGGCTCATCATGCAACAGGTTTGCCGATTTCAACCCATACCAGCTTCAGTACCATGGGGCCGGAGCAGGTCGTGATGCTGGAAAATCATGGCGTTGCGTTAGAGAATGTGGTGATTGGTCACTGTGATCTGAAAGACGATCTGGACCAAATTTTCCGTATGCTCGACAAAGGCGTTTATGTACAGTTCGACACAATCGGTAAAAACAGCTACTTCCCGGACACCCGTCGGGTCGAAATGCTGCACGCGCTGATTGAACGCGGATTCTGCGACAAAATCATGTTGTCGATGGACATCACGCGTCGTTCTCATCTGCAAGCCAATGGCGGCAGTGGCTTTAGTTATTTGGTTGATACTTTTGTTCCCATGTTACTCGGCGCGGGCATTACTCAGCGTCAGGTTGACACTTTACTTCGCGATAATCCGGCGACTTTCTTTGGTCGTGCCGGCGCACTCTGA
- a CDS encoding YhfT family protein: protein MEYVHIVVVALLTGMTALLAHKSVAVFHDGIRPILPQLVEGNMSRREAGSIAFGLSVGFIASVGISFTLSTGLLNSWLLFLSTDIIGVLAINAYLAFGLGAIWGVLVFTSLPAVNSVLTSLPVNFIGSLGELSSPVISAFALFPLVAIFYQFGWKSGAIAALLVLLTRLLIVRFTPLSPESIEIFVGMILLIGIAIYKDIKAKAHLGGGGESMFEERTSRIIKNLPLIAIVGALISAVASMKLFGGSEVSIYTLAKAYAPGVSPADSASLIHQAALAEFMRGLGFVPMIATTALATGVYAVAGFTFVFVVGYLVPNPWLAALLGAIVISLEVLLLRSIGKWMGRFPSVRNASDNIRNAMNLLMEYALLIGAIFASIKMAGYTGFTMTTAIYFLNEALGRPVLKIAAPVVAVIITGIVLNLCFWAGIFIPA from the coding sequence ATGGAATACGTACACATTGTTGTGGTGGCGTTATTAACCGGGATGACCGCCTTACTGGCGCACAAATCGGTTGCAGTGTTTCATGACGGTATCCGACCAATTCTTCCGCAACTGGTAGAAGGTAATATGAGCCGCCGTGAGGCGGGCAGTATTGCATTTGGTCTGAGCGTGGGCTTTATCGCGTCAGTGGGGATTTCCTTCACCCTGTCGACCGGCCTGCTTAACTCATGGTTACTGTTCCTCTCCACCGATATCATCGGCGTGCTGGCGATTAACGCCTATCTGGCCTTCGGCTTAGGGGCTATCTGGGGCGTGTTGGTGTTCACCAGCCTGCCTGCGGTAAACAGCGTGCTGACCTCGCTGCCGGTTAACTTTATCGGTTCGCTGGGTGAGCTGAGTTCGCCCGTTATCTCCGCGTTTGCACTCTTCCCGCTGGTGGCTATTTTCTATCAGTTTGGCTGGAAGTCGGGCGCTATCGCGGCGCTGCTAGTGCTGCTGACTCGCCTGCTTATTGTGCGATTCACGCCGCTCTCTCCAGAATCTATCGAGATTTTCGTCGGTATGATTTTGCTGATTGGCATCGCGATTTACAAAGATATCAAGGCCAAAGCACACCTCGGCGGTGGTGGCGAGTCGATGTTCGAAGAGCGAACCTCGCGCATTATTAAGAACTTGCCGCTCATCGCGATTGTCGGTGCACTGATCTCTGCGGTGGCCAGCATGAAGCTGTTCGGCGGCAGCGAAGTGTCGATTTACACCTTGGCAAAAGCCTATGCGCCGGGCGTGTCTCCGGCGGACTCTGCGAGCCTTATCCATCAGGCAGCACTGGCTGAATTCATGCGCGGCTTGGGCTTCGTGCCAATGATTGCCACCACGGCGCTGGCGACCGGGGTCTACGCCGTAGCCGGTTTCACCTTCGTCTTCGTGGTGGGTTATTTGGTGCCGAACCCGTGGTTAGCTGCACTGCTGGGCGCAATTGTGATCAGCTTAGAAGTGCTGTTGCTGCGTTCAATTGGTAAATGGATGGGGCGTTTCCCGTCGGTGCGTAATGCGTCTGACAACATTCGTAATGCCATGAACTTGCTGATGGAATACGCGCTGCTGATTGGTGCCATCTTCGCCTCGATTAAAATGGCGGGTTACACCGGTTTCACCATGACCACCGCGATTTACTTCCTCAACGAAGCCTTGGGTCGCCCAGTACTGAAAATTGCAGCGCCAGTGGTTGCGGTTATCATTACCGGTATCGTGCTTAACTTGTGCTTCTGGGCGGGTATTTTTATCCCAGCATAA
- the tkt gene encoding transketolase: protein MSSRKELANAIRALSMDAVQKANSGHPGAPMGMADIAEVLWRDYLNHNPTNPHWADRDRFVLSNGHGSMLIYSLLHLTGYDLPIGELENFRQLHSKTPGHPEYGYTPGVETTTGPLGQGIANAVGFAIAERTLGAQFNKPGHDIVDHHTYAFLGDGCMMEGISHEACSLAGTMKLGKLTAFYDDNGISIDGHVEGWFTDDTAKRFESYGWHVVRGVDGHNPDSIKAAIEESHKVTDKPSLLMCKTIIGFGSPNKAGTHDVHGAALGAAEVAATREALGWKYAAFEIPQDIYAQWDAKEAGKAKEAAWDAKFDAYAKAYPELAKEFKRRIKGELPANWETEAQKFIEQLQANPANIASRKASQNALEAFGKVLPEFLGGSADLAPSNLTMWSGSKSIGDDQAGNYIHYGVREFGMTAITNGIALHGGFLPYSATFLMFVEYARNAVRMAALMKIRNVFVYTHDSIGLGEDGPTHQPVEQIASLRVTPNMSTWRPADQVESAVAWKYAIERNDGPVTLIFSRQNLTQQPRTAEQLANVARGGYVLKDSEGTPDVILIATGSEVGITVEAADKLAAAGTKVRVVSMPSTDAFDKQDAAYRESVLPKAVTARVAVEAGIADYWFKYVGLNGAIVGMHSFGESAPADLLFKEFGFTVDNVVAQAQSLLK, encoded by the coding sequence ATGTCCTCTCGTAAAGAGCTTGCGAACGCTATCCGTGCATTGAGTATGGACGCCGTGCAGAAAGCGAATTCCGGCCACCCTGGCGCCCCTATGGGCATGGCTGATATTGCCGAAGTCCTGTGGCGTGACTACCTGAACCACAACCCAACTAACCCACACTGGGCTGACCGCGACCGCTTCGTGCTGTCTAACGGTCACGGTTCTATGCTGATTTACAGCCTGTTGCACCTCACTGGCTACGACCTGCCAATCGGCGAGCTGGAAAACTTCCGTCAGCTGCACTCTAAAACCCCGGGCCACCCAGAATACGGCTACACCCCAGGCGTTGAGACCACCACCGGCCCGCTGGGGCAGGGGATTGCAAACGCAGTCGGTTTCGCCATCGCAGAACGCACGCTGGGCGCGCAGTTTAACAAGCCGGGTCACGACATCGTTGACCACCACACCTACGCCTTCCTGGGCGACGGTTGTATGATGGAAGGCATCTCGCACGAAGCCTGTTCACTGGCTGGCACCATGAAACTCGGCAAACTGACCGCGTTCTATGATGACAACGGCATCTCCATCGATGGCCACGTTGAAGGCTGGTTCACTGATGACACTGCTAAACGTTTCGAGTCTTACGGCTGGCACGTAGTGCGTGGTGTTGATGGTCATAACCCAGACTCCATCAAAGCGGCTATTGAAGAATCCCACAAAGTAACCGACAAGCCATCCCTGCTGATGTGCAAAACCATTATCGGTTTCGGTTCACCGAACAAAGCCGGTACCCACGACGTGCACGGTGCTGCGCTGGGTGCTGCGGAAGTGGCTGCAACGCGCGAAGCGCTGGGCTGGAAATACGCCGCCTTCGAAATTCCACAGGACATTTATGCTCAGTGGGATGCTAAAGAAGCCGGTAAAGCGAAAGAAGCCGCGTGGGACGCTAAGTTCGACGCGTACGCGAAAGCTTACCCAGAACTGGCAAAAGAGTTCAAACGCCGTATCAAGGGTGAACTGCCAGCTAACTGGGAAACTGAAGCACAGAAATTCATCGAGCAGTTGCAGGCTAACCCTGCCAACATCGCAAGCCGCAAAGCGTCACAAAACGCGCTGGAAGCTTTCGGTAAAGTGCTGCCAGAATTCCTCGGCGGCTCTGCTGACCTCGCGCCAAGCAACCTGACCATGTGGTCTGGTTCTAAGTCTATCGGCGACGATCAGGCGGGTAACTATATTCACTACGGCGTGCGCGAATTCGGCATGACCGCAATCACCAACGGTATCGCTCTGCACGGCGGTTTCCTGCCGTACTCTGCGACCTTCCTGATGTTCGTTGAATATGCCCGTAACGCGGTGCGTATGGCGGCACTGATGAAGATCCGTAACGTGTTCGTCTACACCCACGACTCTATCGGTCTGGGCGAAGATGGCCCAACGCACCAGCCGGTTGAGCAAATTGCCAGCCTGCGCGTTACGCCAAACATGAGCACCTGGCGTCCAGCGGATCAGGTTGAATCTGCCGTAGCCTGGAAATACGCTATCGAGCGCAACGATGGCCCGGTTACTCTGATCTTCTCTCGTCAGAACCTGACCCAGCAACCGCGTACTGCCGAGCAATTGGCAAACGTGGCGCGCGGTGGTTACGTGCTGAAAGACAGCGAAGGCACGCCAGACGTGATTCTGATCGCGACCGGTTCAGAAGTGGGCATCACCGTAGAAGCCGCTGACAAGCTGGCCGCTGCGGGCACCAAAGTGCGCGTAGTGTCTATGCCTTCTACCGACGCCTTCGACAAGCAGGACGCGGCTTACCGTGAATCTGTACTGCCGAAAGCCGTTACTGCTCGCGTAGCAGTAGAGGCGGGTATCGCTGACTACTGGTTCAAATACGTTGGCCTGAACGGCGCTATCGTGGGTATGCACAGCTTCGGCGAGTCTGCACCAGCTGATCTGCTGTTCAAAGAGTTCGGCTTCACTGTCGACAACGTCGTAGCTCAGGCTCAATCTTTGCTGAAGTAA
- a CDS encoding M48 family metallopeptidase: MKMTPALLSLSLATLLAGCANLNTDTLMQSGSQAYQAATLSDADVKTLSVQSCEEMDKKAQIAPDNSEYAQRLKKISAALGDNINGTPANYKVYLTKDVNAWAMANGCIRVYSGLMDMMNDNEVEGVLGHEMGHVALGHTRKAMQVAYGATAARSAASSLGGISATLSQSQLADLGEKYVNAQFSQKQESEADDYSFDLLKKRGIDPTGLATSFEKLAKMEQGSSIGWFDDHPSSEARAKHIRERIAAGQ, from the coding sequence ATGAAAATGACTCCTGCGCTGTTGAGCCTAAGCCTTGCGACCCTGCTGGCTGGCTGCGCCAATCTGAATACCGACACCCTGATGCAGTCCGGCTCTCAGGCTTATCAGGCTGCCACCTTGTCTGACGCTGATGTTAAAACCCTCAGCGTGCAGTCTTGCGAAGAGATGGACAAGAAAGCCCAAATCGCGCCAGACAATAGCGAATACGCTCAACGCCTGAAGAAAATTTCTGCCGCGCTGGGTGACAACATCAACGGCACGCCCGCCAACTATAAGGTTTACCTGACCAAAGACGTCAACGCCTGGGCCATGGCCAACGGCTGTATTCGCGTTTATAGCGGCCTGATGGACATGATGAATGACAACGAAGTAGAAGGCGTGCTGGGCCACGAAATGGGCCACGTCGCCCTCGGCCATACCCGCAAAGCGATGCAGGTTGCCTACGGTGCCACCGCCGCGCGCTCCGCGGCTTCGTCACTGGGCGGCATCAGCGCCACGCTGTCACAGTCACAACTCGCCGATCTGGGTGAAAAATATGTCAACGCCCAGTTCTCGCAAAAGCAAGAATCAGAAGCGGATGACTACTCCTTCGACTTATTGAAGAAACGCGGCATCGACCCGACTGGCCTCGCCACCAGCTTCGAAAAACTGGCAAAAATGGAACAAGGCAGCAGCATTGGCTGGTTTGACGACCACCCTTCTTCCGAAGCTCGCGCCAAGCACATTCGCGAACGCATTGCTGCCGGACAGTAA